In Victivallis lenta, one DNA window encodes the following:
- a CDS encoding phosphoadenosine phosphosulfate reductase family protein: protein MTIHPFPHIGIKKQKTWLGCTVLQAAQKRISLIFDHFERIYLSFSGGKDSTVMFHLCAAEARKRKRKFGLLFIDWECQYKLTIEHIKEMAGLYADVIELYWCCLPMRTVNAVSVFEPEWIAWEKRKEWIREKPECAIGEESYFPFYTANMTFEEFVPKFGEWYAGNMPAVCFVGIRASESLNCWTSVASSRYKKCFQKYLRDVKTQLALAALRPPELITNRTILITRR, encoded by the coding sequence ATGACGATCCATCCGTTTCCCCATATCGGGATAAAAAAGCAGAAGACCTGGTTGGGTTGTACCGTATTGCAGGCCGCGCAAAAACGAATTTCTCTCATTTTCGATCATTTCGAGCGGATTTATCTCTCTTTTTCTGGAGGGAAAGACAGTACGGTGATGTTTCACCTCTGTGCGGCAGAAGCCCGGAAACGAAAACGAAAGTTCGGTTTGCTGTTCATCGACTGGGAATGCCAGTATAAACTGACAATCGAACATATCAAGGAAATGGCAGGGCTTTATGCTGATGTCATTGAACTTTACTGGTGTTGTCTCCCCATGCGTACTGTGAATGCGGTCAGCGTTTTCGAGCCGGAATGGATTGCCTGGGAAAAGAGGAAAGAATGGATTCGAGAGAAACCAGAGTGCGCGATCGGTGAAGAGTCTTATTTCCCGTTCTATACGGCGAATATGACCTTTGAAGAATTTGTACCGAAATTCGGAGAATGGTATGCCGGGAATATGCCTGCTGTCTGTTTTGTCGGGATCCGAGCTTCAGAATCTCTGAACTGCTGGACCAGTGTTGCGTCTTCCCGTTACAAAAAGTGTTTTCAAAAGTACCTCCGTGATGTTAAAACACAACTGGCTCTGGCGGCCTTACGACCGCCAGAGCTGATAACGAATAGGACTATCCTGATTACACGAAGGTAA
- a CDS encoding LacI family DNA-binding transcriptional regulator has protein sequence MSITLRDIANDAGVGMSTVSYVLSGSGVNKVGHETRKRILASAEKLGYLPNIGARGLSCGRTFMVGVLLEEQEFASSFYPDILQGLEYVLSKRDYGLLLASYSNEKELKAKCSYLLQRRVDGVAAFSGDWLVDFSSTGQPFLEKHIPIITMTRPFPGIPAVDINAFAIGEMASRYLVGLGHRKIAYAGPEISPRRAGLLSVLGTDSCPTFGKLTSYDFELGVTLFDWIRNLPERPTAVVVESDIAAVALIRTANAAGWKLPRDLSVVGIDGLDLGKISLPALTSVGQPTFERGAKTAELLLKMIDGEEVENFFFEPCMIVRESCCRVE, from the coding sequence ATGTCGATTACATTGAGGGATATTGCCAATGATGCAGGCGTTGGGATGAGTACGGTTTCTTATGTGCTCTCCGGTTCCGGCGTCAACAAGGTGGGCCACGAAACACGAAAACGGATTCTTGCTTCGGCTGAAAAGCTCGGCTATTTACCTAACATTGGTGCGCGCGGTTTGAGTTGCGGGCGCACCTTCATGGTCGGTGTACTGCTGGAGGAACAAGAATTCGCCAGCTCCTTCTATCCAGACATTCTTCAGGGACTGGAATATGTTCTGAGTAAACGCGATTATGGCCTGTTGCTCGCGTCCTACAGCAATGAGAAAGAATTAAAAGCCAAATGTTCCTATCTGCTGCAGAGACGTGTGGACGGGGTGGCTGCTTTTTCAGGCGATTGGCTCGTTGATTTTTCATCCACGGGACAACCGTTTTTGGAAAAACACATTCCGATAATTACGATGACCCGCCCCTTTCCGGGAATTCCGGCGGTCGATATCAATGCTTTCGCCATTGGTGAAATGGCCTCACGCTATCTTGTGGGCCTCGGACACCGGAAAATAGCCTACGCCGGGCCGGAGATATCCCCACGCCGGGCCGGACTACTCTCTGTCCTTGGAACGGATTCCTGTCCGACCTTTGGGAAATTGACATCCTATGATTTCGAACTGGGAGTTACCCTGTTTGATTGGATCCGTAATCTCCCGGAGCGTCCCACCGCCGTCGTGGTGGAGAGCGATATCGCCGCGGTCGCATTGATCCGCACCGCCAATGCCGCTGGCTGGAAACTCCCGCGCGATCTCTCCGTGGTTGGAATTGATGGACTCGATCTTGGTAAAATCTCCCTGCCCGCTCTGACTTCGGTAGGTCAGCCCACTTTCGAACGCGGAGCGAAAACTGCAGAATTGCTGCTCAAAATGATTGACGGAGAGGAGGTGGAAAATTTCTTTTTTGAACCATGTATGATCGTCCGAGAGTCCTGTTGCAGAGTCGAATGA
- a CDS encoding tetratricopeptide repeat protein: MKYLVLLLFTFSLAAVDLQTVEQLFAAGEFAKCGKAVDELLNGKVSEKQRTKLLAMQEYLLGADPEKIAKTVKQARETARHPNWLTADLLGHSTLLIRRAEDWKARGIPEYQELSDAAWELLKRVKDDGDSETALKIVFLHTRNYNLNGEYSEPLKLILETLRLYYPAKKMQRRNMPDGAIQLLLLAGDQYVGSGVRSHDESEKLNNFSRAAKYFLRVVNTLSPTDPRFQALSDRLHYCHETLRLLGYQLKLPSTLKPQSAMKTAMIDEMLQHRRFHDVVLALENNVVPAMRIRYVVALSACGELDKAWSIVQELPLEEPAFLLDVARNFLSGGKKAEAATLLRQFLDAAPDSPDAVVAGQQCAQLLIEQDKQQEAAECLLKLASATANIRVAEQARFSAARCFYQMQNYEKCLALIDILPPDSERSILAGQAEMRRKNYSGAIQRLEPLLSNKDTDRSNVLKLLIRCELENDSVKTADYIEMLLRDYSDDPEGLEYAMHLFDFYQKHPPETKKFQSLGDWAAKKHLESSQAVTLIAKCAEKLTEPQSKVLLKTLFQRSNFTDSELLALFARLDDRKLKLEFGVKYASEFNNHPERCALFLTLAQLEYEEKKYREALKRCEILLAQEEVWQYKEVKILQAEILSGLQLHEETRKCCQELLMTKLSAQEKRLIVLKLAQSWAKSKEYGKSIAIAWTAVPLDGKTTSAEAPVVKELLQLIILNAEVLNSKTDKDDALEILNSL; the protein is encoded by the coding sequence ATGAAATATCTCGTCCTGCTTTTATTTACATTCTCGCTGGCTGCCGTCGATTTGCAGACGGTGGAACAGCTTTTTGCTGCCGGAGAATTTGCTAAATGCGGCAAAGCCGTTGATGAGTTGCTGAATGGAAAAGTTTCGGAGAAACAGCGGACCAAACTCCTCGCCATGCAGGAGTATCTGCTTGGAGCCGATCCTGAAAAAATCGCAAAAACCGTCAAGCAAGCCAGGGAAACCGCAAGACACCCGAATTGGTTGACGGCCGATCTGCTCGGGCATTCAACGTTGCTGATCCGTCGAGCTGAAGATTGGAAAGCACGGGGCATTCCGGAATACCAGGAACTTTCCGATGCCGCCTGGGAGTTGTTGAAGCGTGTCAAGGATGACGGCGACTCTGAAACTGCGTTGAAAATCGTCTTTCTGCATACCCGTAATTATAACTTGAACGGTGAATATTCCGAACCGTTGAAACTGATTCTGGAAACGTTACGTCTTTATTATCCCGCCAAAAAGATGCAGAGGAGAAATATGCCGGACGGAGCCATTCAACTTCTGCTTCTGGCAGGTGATCAATATGTCGGCAGTGGCGTAAGGAGTCATGATGAGTCCGAGAAGCTCAACAATTTTTCACGGGCAGCAAAATATTTTCTCCGTGTGGTGAATACCCTTTCGCCGACTGATCCACGTTTTCAGGCTTTGAGTGATCGGCTCCACTATTGTCACGAAACCTTGCGTCTGCTGGGTTATCAATTGAAACTGCCATCCACTCTCAAACCGCAAAGTGCGATGAAAACCGCGATGATTGATGAAATGTTGCAGCACCGCCGTTTTCATGATGTGGTATTGGCCTTGGAGAATAATGTCGTTCCTGCCATGCGAATCCGTTATGTTGTTGCATTGAGCGCTTGTGGCGAGTTGGACAAGGCATGGAGTATCGTTCAGGAATTACCCTTAGAAGAACCGGCATTTCTGCTTGATGTCGCCCGAAATTTTCTGTCAGGAGGAAAGAAGGCAGAAGCGGCAACGCTGCTCCGTCAATTCCTGGATGCGGCACCGGATAGCCCTGATGCGGTCGTCGCCGGGCAGCAGTGCGCCCAGTTGCTGATTGAGCAGGATAAACAGCAGGAGGCGGCAGAGTGTCTGCTGAAACTGGCTTCTGCTACTGCCAACATCAGAGTGGCGGAGCAAGCAAGATTCTCTGCCGCCCGTTGTTTTTACCAGATGCAGAATTATGAGAAATGTCTGGCGTTGATCGACATCCTGCCGCCGGATTCAGAAAGATCAATTCTGGCCGGGCAAGCGGAAATGCGCCGCAAAAATTACTCCGGCGCAATTCAACGTTTGGAACCGTTACTGTCAAACAAAGACACCGACCGTTCCAACGTGTTGAAACTGCTCATCCGCTGCGAGTTGGAAAACGATTCTGTAAAAACGGCTGATTATATCGAAATGCTGTTACGAGATTATTCGGATGATCCCGAGGGGCTGGAGTATGCGATGCATCTGTTCGACTTTTACCAAAAACATCCGCCGGAAACGAAAAAGTTTCAATCCTTGGGTGATTGGGCAGCGAAAAAGCATTTGGAATCAAGCCAGGCAGTAACTCTCATTGCCAAGTGCGCCGAGAAATTAACCGAACCGCAAAGCAAGGTATTGCTTAAGACATTGTTTCAGCGAAGCAATTTCACCGATTCCGAACTACTGGCGCTGTTTGCCCGACTTGACGACAGAAAGTTGAAGCTGGAATTCGGCGTAAAATATGCTTCGGAATTCAATAATCACCCGGAACGCTGCGCATTGTTTTTAACACTGGCACAACTTGAATATGAGGAGAAAAAGTATCGGGAAGCGTTGAAGCGCTGTGAAATTCTGCTTGCCCAAGAAGAGGTCTGGCAATACAAAGAAGTTAAAATTTTGCAGGCTGAAATTCTTTCCGGCTTGCAGCTTCATGAAGAAACCCGGAAATGTTGTCAGGAATTGTTGATGACCAAATTGTCCGCCCAGGAAAAGCGCCTGATCGTTCTGAAGTTGGCACAGTCCTGGGCAAAATCGAAAGAGTATGGAAAATCCATTGCCATCGCCTGGACTGCCGTCCCTCTTGACGGAAAAACAACTTCTGCGGAAGCTCCGGTAGTCAAGGAATTGTTACAGCTTATTATTCTCAATGCGGAAGTTCTGAACAGTAAAACAGACAAAGATGACGCATTGGAAATTTTGAATTCTCTTTAG
- the mobF gene encoding MobF family relaxase has translation MTKIRATNGSGKSFYANHLCSNDYYSEHEKVQGYWRGELADTFGLRDKVVTSEEFSLFQRNVNPKTLGKLTQKNMPGGPRFFDFQVAAPKSVSVMSMFDERLIEAHRESVRIAMAELERLAAVRVRDGENVRTNNYETTGKLVYAEFMHDTSRALDPQLHTHNVVCNVTRAGDGRYKALETLEMCRAIRYAGKVYHNEMAARCRELGYETVETRDRKGNVIWYDLACVPADVMERFSKRRRQIEKAEAEFIAEHGRKPTLSENNYLSTSTRTDKMLTSTSGKVREFQMGQLGHREEAQLYAAAKHAKEHGSVTSILDRERTLEEIRNVIDELYERESVLKLDKILAEVLNRNLGRIKLQELKETVKEIPELRNLGGNEANPYYAPQFVIERELSAIGLVDQQRNVFDAIAPEFQAFPGDRSREAQAMLIHGLLSSKDRFNLFRGVAGAGKTSTLQEFCKGLRSGGVTDIRLVAPTNSATDVLKQEGFEQSQTVAGFLLSMQKPPAGAYVIIDESGLNSLREGVEILKLARRNNYRVLFVGDARQHSAVESGDFFRLLEDYSQIQKFSLTDIHRQQNAEYRRGIFECAMGQHEQAFERFDKQHFIHEGKQKYLEEAAGKYMEYTEQGRYLNRAILVAPTHEECDKLTASVRAKLKEAEVLRGAGRETEVFRSWNKPKAWLKDASNFQPGMTIGFIRNMKGVGKAGEVAKIEAVAGKQLVLANGKRIFAKGASDFIDVGEMRKIELCEGDLIQFRVNLKANKIYNGTLARVSADPGKVEILYSDGRPRELIDMPENYAAFDYGWVTTSHKSQGRTAENVVVAAESLDRKAFYVALSRGRREMSLHCPDKEHLKRGLAYRTGKRASIHDLIRDREISEGAMLPLSEPARERKAELLPDFSYRDMAARAKAAMRKVKMMLNDTAAIRRMRQHRERLYNEHTRFEVEEHAVGLLGKIVGRITGMFKAPEAVPQESPQADWEREREAERQQNLELARKRELEAQWNVFEGAWSGYVEKRKQYHELHGGGEAFELTDREAAFRKRQTTRQRRGKAPQPLPAWLEKWEDTARTEAKKSRAALTVRLEEAKRLKTAWEKADAEWAAHCTARKAYHAELGFKVPFRLWDKEYRYHTEQELRRRSGEFPQPMPESLVNWKAYMDEQKQQELRMFWREAQKQWEELLASRRAVYEKQHVEAGFRLWPEEEAFAAAQQKRRAAGLKPEAIPAELCNWRERAVEEVQQLVEVAARQRRYEAEAQWKWKWQDFDEKWKAYVKNRIKPSRLEPIFQEEIELRRNSHREPPSIIELPDWMKIEEVLDIHERNLKIEEIRRKLGLHPGDEGQPVDPGRKLYYESKREELFRRIAVYDQRTAFEKLPDWMKKWNPSEAHKAKVRNAIYMKYDCNVADEKSLEPLEWLELQNRKIKAKAEYAAYEHRLEVGPATDRQMDELKSFAAAGLLKEWPPEPDREEAEKLLEQLREQEQQQKLAEERRRNPMADWQSRTLRELHEEGRLKKIPEGISWREASELIDRITFHDPASWMMKNAVRRNIESGLLPSSAGRNLDSMTVGEFRKLQKVIREKQQEIDRQREQWEREHPRDRGGIDL, from the coding sequence ATGACGAAGATTCGTGCGACGAATGGTTCGGGGAAGAGTTTCTATGCGAATCATCTGTGTTCAAACGATTATTATTCGGAGCATGAGAAGGTTCAGGGATATTGGAGGGGAGAACTTGCGGATACGTTCGGTTTGCGGGATAAGGTTGTGACGAGCGAGGAGTTCAGTCTGTTTCAGCGGAATGTGAATCCGAAAACGCTGGGCAAGCTGACGCAGAAAAATATGCCCGGCGGTCCGCGGTTCTTTGATTTTCAGGTGGCGGCTCCGAAGTCGGTTTCGGTGATGTCGATGTTCGACGAACGGTTGATCGAGGCGCATCGGGAATCGGTTCGGATTGCGATGGCGGAACTGGAACGGCTGGCGGCGGTTCGGGTGCGCGACGGGGAGAACGTTCGGACCAACAATTATGAAACGACCGGGAAGCTGGTTTACGCGGAGTTCATGCACGATACGAGCCGCGCGCTTGATCCTCAACTGCATACGCATAACGTGGTCTGCAATGTGACGCGGGCGGGTGACGGCAGGTACAAGGCGCTCGAAACGCTGGAGATGTGCCGGGCGATCCGTTACGCGGGCAAGGTCTATCACAACGAGATGGCGGCAAGGTGCCGTGAACTGGGTTACGAAACGGTCGAAACGCGGGACCGGAAAGGCAATGTCATCTGGTACGATCTGGCGTGCGTTCCGGCTGACGTGATGGAACGTTTCTCCAAGCGGCGGCGGCAGATCGAGAAAGCCGAGGCGGAGTTCATCGCGGAGCATGGCCGGAAGCCGACGTTGAGCGAGAACAATTATCTTTCGACTTCGACGCGCACGGATAAGATGCTGACTTCGACAAGCGGGAAAGTCCGGGAGTTCCAAATGGGGCAGTTGGGCCATCGGGAAGAAGCGCAGCTGTACGCGGCGGCAAAGCACGCCAAAGAACACGGTTCGGTTACAAGCATACTGGATCGCGAAAGGACCTTGGAAGAAATCCGGAATGTGATCGATGAACTGTACGAGCGGGAGAGCGTTCTGAAGCTCGACAAGATACTGGCTGAAGTGCTGAACCGGAACCTCGGCAGGATCAAGTTGCAAGAGCTGAAAGAGACCGTCAAAGAGATTCCGGAACTGCGGAACCTGGGCGGTAATGAGGCGAATCCGTATTATGCTCCGCAATTTGTGATTGAGCGCGAACTGTCGGCGATCGGGCTGGTGGATCAGCAGCGGAATGTCTTCGATGCGATTGCGCCGGAGTTTCAGGCGTTTCCGGGAGATCGGTCGCGGGAGGCGCAGGCGATGCTGATTCACGGCCTGTTGAGCTCCAAAGACCGGTTCAACCTGTTCCGCGGCGTGGCGGGTGCGGGCAAAACTTCGACCTTGCAGGAGTTCTGCAAGGGACTGCGTTCGGGAGGCGTTACGGATATCCGCCTCGTCGCACCGACGAATTCGGCGACGGACGTGCTGAAACAGGAGGGCTTCGAACAGTCGCAGACGGTGGCGGGATTCCTGCTGTCGATGCAGAAGCCTCCGGCGGGGGCATACGTGATCATCGACGAATCGGGTTTGAATTCGCTGCGCGAAGGCGTGGAGATCCTGAAGCTGGCGCGGAGGAACAACTACCGGGTGCTGTTCGTGGGCGACGCGCGGCAGCACTCCGCCGTCGAATCGGGCGATTTTTTCCGGCTGCTGGAGGATTACTCGCAGATTCAGAAGTTTTCGTTGACCGACATCCACCGCCAGCAGAATGCGGAATACCGGCGCGGCATCTTCGAGTGCGCGATGGGGCAGCATGAACAGGCGTTCGAACGGTTCGACAAACAGCACTTCATCCACGAGGGCAAGCAGAAATACTTGGAGGAAGCCGCCGGGAAGTACATGGAGTACACGGAACAGGGGCGGTATCTGAACCGTGCGATTCTGGTTGCGCCGACGCACGAGGAGTGCGATAAGCTGACGGCTTCGGTGCGCGCCAAACTGAAGGAAGCGGAGGTGCTTCGAGGTGCAGGACGTGAAACGGAAGTGTTCCGTTCGTGGAACAAACCGAAAGCATGGCTGAAGGACGCTTCGAACTTCCAGCCGGGCATGACCATCGGCTTCATCCGCAACATGAAAGGCGTCGGCAAAGCCGGTGAGGTTGCGAAGATCGAAGCGGTCGCGGGAAAGCAGTTGGTATTGGCTAACGGCAAGCGGATTTTTGCGAAGGGAGCTTCGGACTTCATCGATGTCGGAGAGATGCGGAAGATCGAGCTGTGCGAAGGCGATTTGATCCAGTTCCGGGTGAACCTGAAAGCGAACAAGATTTACAACGGGACGCTTGCGCGGGTGAGCGCCGATCCCGGCAAGGTCGAAATACTTTATTCGGACGGCAGACCGCGTGAGCTGATCGACATGCCGGAAAACTATGCGGCGTTCGATTACGGCTGGGTGACGACCTCCCACAAGTCGCAGGGACGAACCGCCGAAAACGTCGTGGTGGCGGCCGAGTCGCTGGACCGGAAAGCGTTCTATGTGGCGCTGAGCCGCGGCCGTCGGGAGATGTCGCTTCACTGCCCGGACAAGGAACACCTGAAGCGCGGCCTCGCGTACCGTACCGGCAAACGGGCGAGTATCCATGATCTGATCCGCGACCGGGAGATTTCGGAGGGAGCAATGCTGCCGCTTTCGGAACCGGCCCGGGAGCGGAAAGCGGAACTGCTTCCGGACTTCAGCTATAGAGATATGGCTGCTCGCGCTAAAGCTGCAATGCGAAAGGTCAAGATGATGTTGAATGATACTGCGGCAATCCGCCGGATGCGGCAGCACCGGGAGCGGCTTTACAACGAGCATACCCGTTTCGAAGTGGAAGAGCATGCGGTCGGTCTGCTCGGCAAGATCGTGGGCAGGATAACCGGCATGTTCAAGGCACCGGAAGCCGTTCCGCAGGAGTCGCCGCAGGCTGACTGGGAACGGGAACGCGAAGCGGAACGGCAGCAGAATTTGGAGCTGGCCCGCAAACGGGAGCTCGAAGCGCAATGGAACGTGTTTGAAGGCGCATGGTCCGGTTATGTGGAAAAGCGCAAGCAATATCATGAACTTCATGGCGGCGGTGAGGCATTCGAACTGACCGACCGGGAGGCCGCGTTTCGGAAGCGGCAGACAACCCGGCAGCGCCGTGGGAAAGCGCCGCAACCGCTTCCCGCCTGGCTGGAGAAGTGGGAAGATACGGCGCGTACCGAAGCCAAAAAGTCGCGCGCCGCTCTGACAGTGCGGCTGGAGGAGGCGAAGCGCCTGAAAACGGCATGGGAGAAAGCCGATGCCGAATGGGCCGCACACTGCACCGCCCGCAAAGCGTACCATGCGGAACTCGGTTTCAAAGTTCCGTTCCGGCTCTGGGACAAAGAATACCGTTATCATACTGAACAGGAGCTCCGGCGCCGGAGTGGAGAGTTTCCGCAGCCGATGCCGGAGTCACTGGTCAACTGGAAAGCCTATATGGATGAGCAGAAACAGCAGGAGCTCCGGATGTTCTGGCGCGAAGCGCAGAAGCAGTGGGAGGAACTGCTCGCCTCCCGCAGGGCTGTTTATGAGAAGCAGCATGTGGAAGCCGGATTCCGGCTGTGGCCGGAGGAAGAGGCGTTCGCGGCGGCGCAGCAAAAGCGCCGCGCCGCCGGGCTGAAACCGGAGGCGATTCCGGCGGAATTGTGCAACTGGCGGGAGCGAGCGGTGGAAGAGGTTCAGCAGCTCGTCGAAGTAGCAGCGCGTCAGAGGAGGTATGAAGCGGAAGCGCAATGGAAATGGAAGTGGCAGGACTTCGATGAAAAGTGGAAAGCATACGTTAAGAACAGAATAAAGCCGTCCAGGCTGGAACCGATATTCCAGGAAGAGATTGAGCTGCGGCGCAATTCCCATAGAGAACCGCCCTCAATTATAGAACTTCCGGATTGGATGAAAATTGAAGAGGTGCTGGATATTCATGAGCGTAACCTGAAAATCGAGGAGATACGCAGGAAACTCGGCCTCCATCCCGGCGATGAGGGACAGCCGGTCGATCCCGGCCGGAAGCTGTACTATGAATCGAAACGTGAAGAGTTGTTCAGGCGGATTGCCGTCTACGACCAGCGGACGGCTTTTGAGAAACTGCCGGACTGGATGAAAAAGTGGAATCCGAGTGAAGCTCACAAGGCCAAGGTCCGGAATGCCATTTATATGAAATACGACTGTAACGTTGCGGATGAAAAGTCACTGGAGCCTTTGGAATGGTTGGAACTTCAGAACCGCAAGATCAAAGCGAAAGCGGAATACGCCGCCTATGAGCATCGGCTGGAGGTCGGCCCGGCCACGGACCGGCAGATGGATGAGTTGAAGTCGTTTGCAGCGGCTGGACTTCTGAAAGAGTGGCCCCCGGAGCCGGACCGGGAAGAAGCTGAAAAACTGCTTGAACAACTTCGGGAGCAGGAACAACAGCAGAAGCTGGCCGAAGAACGCCGCCGCAACCCGATGGCGGATTGGCAGTCGCGCACACTTCGGGAACTTCATGAGGAGGGGCGGCTTAAAAAGATTCCGGAGGGAATCAGTTGGCGGGAAGCCTCGGAACTCATCGACCGGATCACCTTCCACGATCCGGCCAGTTGGATGATGAAGAACGCTGTCCGGCGAAACATCGAAAGCGGACTCCTTCCAAGTTCCGCAGGCAGAAATCTCGACAGCATGACCGTCGGAGAGTTCAGGAAACTCCAGAAGGTAATCAGGGAAAAGCAACAGGAAATCGACCGCCAACGTGAACAATGGGAGCGCGAACATCCGAGAGACCGGGGCGGGATCGATCTCTGA